In the Primulina tabacum isolate GXHZ01 chromosome 7, ASM2559414v2, whole genome shotgun sequence genome, GACTTTCTTGGTGTGGGGATCTCTTCCTGATCATATATTACATATAACATAGCTCAATTTATGGATAAAGATATGAATATGTGCTGCTAGCTAGTCTAATTTGTAGTTTATGTATAAGGTTTTGATTTCTTATGTAACCATAGATAGATTCTATAGAAGTATAATGTGTTTCTAATACTTCTTCCGgaacaaattttaaatattgtgTGAAATTAAGACATATTATAATGCAAACATGTgctattttgtattttgacaAGCTTTCTGAAGCAATATTTCTCCTGTTTCATCAACTGCATGCTGGCTATATGTTTCATTTTCTGTATTTGAGTCTGTTACTTAGTGTGAGACAATACTTTTGAACTATTCCGAGGTTTGAAAAAAAGGGAAAATTGCAATTTCAATCTACATGTTTGCTTATTTGCAATCTTGATGTTTTaataacttttatttttgacaaatttaatcatttttttgcGAAAAAAATGTTGCGCCGTAAACGCCAATGACATGTCACATaatctcaaagaaaaatgcaagTTACATAAAAGTTCGTCAagacaaaaatattttctagtTGTAAGTGATGACATTAACAAATCAATACTTCTTAATCAGAAGcaaaattatataaaacatgttaaaaatatattattaagcaactttttaaaattgagtttgaaatgattttttttaagcaATTGAAACGAGGTTTTTGTTGCAACTAAATTGGTTGAAAAATCTAAACATACTAATGGGCCAGGTCCAGATCGATAGGCTTCATTGTTTGTGGACTCACAAGTAAAGCCCACTATATAATCCAAAAAGACCCAGGACATATTGGGCTTTGGTTTGTGGAGGTAAAACCCCTAAAACCATCACGCTTCTCTGAATGATCGTGGCTGGACCAGAAAAACGTGCGCCGCAGCACCACCGTGATCCCATGGCGAAAATTCTCGCGGCCTCAAAATCAGAGTTCAAGAAGAAGCAAAAGCAGTCGAAGAAATCGAAATCCGGAGGATTTGAGTCTCTCGGATTGAGCTCTAAAGTCTACAATGGTGTCAAGAAGAAGGGATACAGGGTGCCGACACCTATCCAGCGCAAAACCATGCCTTTGATTCTATCCGGATGCGACGTTGTGGCCATGGCCCGCACTGGTTCCGGGAAAACGGCGGCTTTCCTGATCCCTATGCTGCAAAAGCTCCAGCACCACGTCCCACAGGCCGGAGTTCGGGCACTCATCCTCTCTCCCACACGCGACTTGGCTCTCCAGacttttaagtttatgaaagAACTCGGCCGCTTTACAGGTGAATGCTTTATCCTCTGGTGTCAATTCACATTTGTGTAACGATGTAATGTAATGAATGGAGCGTTTTGTCAATTGCTTGAGCTGATTTTTGGTTTTGAAGCACGTAAATAGctacaatatttattttcctaGTGCAAGTACTGGTTCTTTTAGaagttttgattgattttgttCTCATGTTACTGGCATAGCTGAAACTTTTACTTTAAAAGTGCTGTATCGTCGTCTTTTTTTCTAATCGTGGGAGAAGTGGGCGTTTTTgttctttcaaaatttcatttGTTGTTTTGTTTCTCGTTTGGTTTAATTTGCTGAGGCATGAATGCCTCCTGGAATGAGTATTATAAAAAAAAGCTCCTACCTTTGGTGCCTAATACTTGGTTTTTTTAATCCCGCTGAAGATCTGATTTCTTTTTTTCTCAGTATGTGTGAATAAATTGGAATGCAGCTTTAGAGATGATTTCACTTCGATCAACACACAACTTTTTCActtttttttgttaaattttaGATCTACGGGCTAGTTTACTGGTTGGGGGCGATAGTATGCAAAGCCAATTTGAGGAATTGGCACAAAGTCCAGATTGCATTGTTGCTACCCCTGGTAGGCTTATGCACCACTTGGAAGAGGTAGATGACATGTCATTACGAACGGTGGAGTATGTGGTTTTTGATGAAGCTGACTGCCTCTTTAGCATGGGATTTGCGGAGCAGCTTCACAAAATCCTTGCACAGCTGGGTGAGAACCGTCAGACTTTGCTTTTTAGTGCAACTTTACCTAGTGCCCTCGCCGAGTTCGCCAAGGCTGGCCTTCGAGACCCACAACTAGTGAGGCTTGATCTGGAGACAAAAATTAGCCCTGACCTGAAAACTACTTTTTTCACATTACGCTACGAAGAAAAGTATGCTGCACTGTTGTATTTGATTAGAGAACATATAAGTTCTGATCAGCAGACTTTGATTTTTGTTTCCACTAAATATCATGTTGAATTTCTTTATGCTCTCCTTAGAGAAGAAGGTATTGTGGCTTCTGTTTGCTATGGGGATATGGATCAAGATGCCCGTAACATCAATGTATCAAAATTTAGAGCTAGGAAAACTATGCTGCTGATTGTCACTGATGTGGCTGCTCGGGGAATTGACATCCCATTACTTGATAATGTAGTTAACTTTGACTTCCCTCCTAAGCCTAAACTATTTGTCCATCGTGTTGGGCGAGCTGCAAGGGCTGGTCGTACGGGTacttctttttcttttgttaCTTCGGAAGACATGCCTTACGTGTTAGATCTTCATCTCTTTCTTTCAAAACCACTTAGGGCCGCTCCTACTGAGGAAGAGGTCCTGCAAGATATGGATGGTGTCATGGCTAAAATAGATCAAGCAGTCTCAAATGGAGAAACTGTCTATGGCCGATTTCCCCAAAGGGTTATAGATCTGATTGCAGACAGAGTTCGAGAGATAATAGATTCATCTACAGAACTGTCTGCTTTGGTTAAACCTTCTTCGAACGCATTTACCTTGTATTCAAAGACAAAAGCAAAACCATCTAAAGAGTCTATTAGAAGAGTCAAAACCTTGCCTCGTGAAGGTCTGCATCCGATGTTCAAAAATATTCTTGGTGGTGATGAATTAACAGCTTTAGCCTTTTCCGAACACCTGAAAGCATTTAGGTGACTCCTGAATCAGCTTTTATTCTTGTTCTTTAAAAGTGTATTATTTCttattaattgtattatttatgaATAAAACCTTTAAGCTATGTTTATTGCTAGGCCTAAGCAAACTATTATTGAAGCTGAAGGTGAGGCTGCCAAGTCAAAAAATCATCAAGTAATGTCTAGGTTCATTTTTTGCCAATTCAATAGCTATTGGTTTTTTATAGTATTAATACAGTATCTAGGTACAATTTGACGAGGATAAATTTTTAGGGAAAGTCTGGTCAATGGGTTGATGTGATGAAGATGAAAAGAGCCGTTCATGAGGAGGTCATAAATAAAGTCCAACAGCAGCGCTCTAAAAATATAGTGGAGAAGGTAATTCTTTTGATAAAAAATTCATTGATGGATTTGGATAGGTTACCTGGCAATCGGATCAACTTTATGTGAGCAatactataatttattattacttAGGTTTGTTCGTTACTCAGGAATCGTGAGCTTAAACAATTtagataatataatataattttattgaaaTTTGGGGACTGGGGTATATGCAGAAGCTGTGGCATGTTAAAAAACCAATTTCGTGGTATGGATGTAAGAGTTCCGATTAACAATTAAACCGGCATTAAATATGTTCATAATTTATTGGTTGAAATCTGTGATCGTGTAATGATTTGCTAGTGCTGAAAACTCTACCTTGTTCCATTTCTCAAAGGCATTTAATAAAGATCGATtccattttgttttttttccttcCACCATGTATGAGATCCCCAATTGCTTTCTTTCGAGAGACACCCAAGCCACTAGAATTGAACAGCCTGAATCCCTTCATACTTTTGATTACTTTTACACGCCTCTTTGCTCACCCACCCTCCAGGACCATTTTCAAGTTGTAAAATTCGACGTGTTGTGCTGTCATTTACGTTTTATTGATGTCTGTGGTTCATTCCTAGATGTTTTTCCTGTTTACTTTCTACTTTTTTTCTTGTGTAGGAAATTGATTCTGAACAGAGTCTTCCAAATTACAAGCACAAACAAGGTGCTTGTTATAACTCTTAATTTGTTATTCACCTTTACCCATACCTTTCTGTGACATTTGGAATTTTATATCATCCTTTTTTAGATGTTAAATAAATCTTTGATTAGAAGTCCACTCTAGAACCATGAGCTTCAGTTCTAGGATCCTGCCGGCTTTTTGGCCGATCCTTTTGACAGATGTACATCTACATATTTTGATTAGTTGTAATGTTGTTTACTTGATCTTGGTAGTTTTTGGCTCTAAAAGAAAAGCATGCAGCTTCAAAGACGATGAGAATTTTATTAGTTCAGTGCCAACAAATCAGGTGGATTACCTTCTCCTTGTTCTTTGTTACTTTTTCGTTTACTTTCAGTAGTATGACTGCTAATCTATGAGAAGATCTTTTTTTTACCTTGATGACCTGGGGTTGTGTAAAACATACCATAACATTTTTGTGATGTCAATTTCAGCATTTCGAAGCAGGTCTTTCTGTGAGAGCTAACCAAGGGTTTGAATCAAATAGGTGAGGATAACAtcagttaaaaataaaattctgccCACGGGTCTTATGCTCCTGTCTATCCCAGTGTGTATGAGAAGTTGTCACACTAGCAGTACATACCTATTTTCTGCTTTAAAGCGCTTCTCTCTGACTTCAAATGCGTCGAGCATTGACTTGTTCAAGTATGCAGGTTGGAAGCTGCCATTCTTGATCTGAATGCTGATGATAATACAGGGTTGAAGAAGCAGAATTCTTCTTATCACTGGGACAAGGTACTCAAACTGTTGATTTTACGCTGATGACACACTCAACCCAATGTGTGTGTGGTATGGATAGTGAGAGACAAACACAGTAAAAACTAAAAAGACAGTGAAAAATGAGCCCAGCTTAAACACACTCCTTGAACACCTTAAACTGATCTACTTGCGTGTTCTAATCATCCCACAATTTGTTGCAGAGGAGCAAAAAGTACGTCAAGCTAAACAATGGAGAGCGTGTGACTGCTAGCGGAAAGGTATTTTCTTTGGCAAATAGTCATTTAATCAAAAGATGTACATTTGATTTAATACCTGGTAATGATGAAAGTTATAGCTTGTTAAATTTGCTAAAATGATGACTGCTTGGTTGGTCGTATATTTAACACAATGGTCAAAGAGCACCTACCGTTAGCTTTTGTGGCTAGCCTGCAATGTCTGAGGTCTCTCTTACTTATTTTCCTAATCCCTTAGAAGTGTAATGATTTTTTAAGGTAATAGTCTGTTGGCAGTTGCTGAATATCTCCGTTTAAGTTCCTGAGAACATCACCCGGGCATGATAGATATCCCATGTGATAATGTTGATCAGTGATTTTAACCACATTAATTTTGACAGACTTGAAATTTTTTACATTAATTGTATGAATCAGAAAAAATTTGATTATGGAGAACAACCCTCTTTAATTTAAGATGATTGGTCCTCCCACTTCTATCTGCCAAAAATATGCAATGCTTTAAGATGCATTTGCAATTAACCATTTTATATAAAGTAATCTTTCTACAATAGATGCAAATTATATTTGTAGCCACATGCATGCATGGAGACTAAAgtttcaatttttaaaattttcgtaTGTCAAAGGCTCTTTGTTTTGGTTATCTAAACTGGTATTGCGTTTCTATTTATTTTGCAATCTTTTCCTGCAGATAAAAGCAGAAAGTGGTGCAAAAGTGAAAGCAAATAAAACTGGTATATACAAGAGGTGGAAAGAACAGTCACATAAGAAAGTATCACTTAAAGGAACAAATGATGGCACTGCTGAAGGAGCTGCTACTTCAGCAGGTAAATTTCGATGTGAGCCGTTGCATCGTGTACATGTGTGTTATATATGAAACTTTCAATCAATATGATCCCATGTAAATAGGATATGATCCCACTGAAATATTGacttgttaattaattatagttGAGGCTACCGGTGAGACATTCATTAAAAATTCATGGTAACCattagagttgaaagaatttttgTTGCCTAAATTTAAATGGTTGTGCAAATATGTGTCATATTCAATCATATTTTTTTGTCCAAATACGTGGTCTTCAAGTTTTTTATGttcaaatatttaacattttcgATGCTTCGTCTTCAATTACATTCACCTAATGTTGAAACTTTTTTCTTCCACTACTTCCGTATTGGAGCATGCGTTTACCTCCCCCTCCCCAGCATCTCCTTATTTCATCATTTCAGTTTTCAATGTTCTGGCACTTGGTCCTTATTTCTTTGATTTTACTATCATTTCCAATGAAAGGTAATCCTGGTTTCCGAGGGGACTATCGAAGGTTCAAAGGTAGAAATAATCTCAATTCCGTACCAAATGCTCATATTCGTTCTGAAATCAAAGATATCGAGCAAGTTAGGAAGGAAAGGCAAAAGAAAGCAGACCGTGTTTCTTATCTCAAGGGCAAGTCTAAGAAAGGGAAGAAGAAATTTGGTGGAAAAGGGAAACGGGGAAAAGCAAAATAAGTTATCCCTAGACACTGGGTCTCTGTTAGTTGGTTTCGAAAATCGAGTCTGGTTCAAATGAAGTTGGTGCAAGATATATTCCCAGATTTCTAGAACCTGAGGTCTCTGACTAAAGGTGCAAGGACGCTAATATGCTATTGTCTTTATATTTGCCTCCTCGAGACTAGATATGTTTCAGTCTCGGGGATGCATAATTGCCATACAGGGGGCTGGTGCTCTTATGTTTCTATAATGTGGGCTTTTATACATTTGCGCTGTTTTGTAGCCCTTTTCTCCTCTTGAGTTTTGTCTAGTAAAGTTTTTTGTAGATTTGGCATTGTTCTTGCAGCCGTTTTTCTGAGTTATGATTATGATAAACGAACAATCGAGGGCTGAAATTGATGTAGACGTCGACAAAGGTAACCCAAGTAATTTGCTCGAAATAATGCTATCCCTTCCCCTGTTTTGTAGCACAGAGAGGACGACATTAAATAGTTTATCGTATATTTAAATCGTGGGTGTTGCACATCATGTTTACATTATCCAACTTGTATTTGACCACTCTTTTCAAGCACGCGGAAAATCCTGATTACTGCCACATTTCATTTCGAAGAATTCATAAAAGTAGCAGAGTAACAAAAAGGGTCCCTAAGATAACATAATAGCCACATTTCGCCCATTGCTCCATCTGCAAAAAGGTAAATATACAACAAAAAGGTACATATACAACCAAATGTTCTAAAACGATGTACTCAAAACTACTCTTATACACAAGGTTGGCTTCTTTCACCCATAGGGATTAAGATTTTCCTTCAGAAGTCTTCAGTGAGCTAGATGAGCCATTGCATGCGTGGCACGGTGAGCTTGGACAGCACATGCACAATGCACTGACGTCAACCTCAGGCACCCACTGATTATAAGGGAATGGCGACCGGAACATGTATGAAGAGCTGGAAATGAGTCACACAGTACCTGCACTGCGTGAGGAGTAAGAGCAGTGCATTGGCTGATGTTCAGGTTCGTAAGACCTTCCTCCTCGTATCTATTCTTCTTCACAGATGCCCATATATCATGCTTGTTTTTCACTCGGCTATGTGCCAGAGAATACATGGCTCTGTCGGTGATATTCTTGCAGTAGTATAAACCGAGGGATCGCAGATGAAGGCAGTTGTTTGCCAAGGCGACAACACTCTCATCTGCTCGATTTGCACCATTGAATATAGCAAGTACAGAAATAATTGCTTAGTATCAAAATCAGGATTCTTTCCCAGGGGTTCGAAACTAGAATGATGTAATTAttgtcttattttttttaaaaaaaacgatGTAATTATTTACACCCAATTATTTTGCAACTATAAAGAACGTATTGTAAAAAGGGATAAACCTGTTATAAGAACACATCCACACAAGTCGAGAGCTCGGAGATCAGGACAACCATAGGCTAAACTCTTAACCCCTTCATCACCAACTCGGTCACACCATCCTATGTTTATCGACTGCAATTGATGACAATTGTAACCTATGGCCTGTGAAAATCAGTCGAAGTCGTAAATCTCAAGAACCGCCTTAAATGTAATGATCTTAAAACAGAGACCAGGCCACAAGATTCATACCTTCAATGCCCTATCTGAGGCAGCCTTGACACATCCACAAAGATTCAAGATTTTCAATTTTCGGCAAAACCCAGACAAATATGCCACAGCAGTATCACTGAAAGCCGAACAGCCACTTATGTTCAGCTTCATGAGATTAGGGCAGCCACGTGCTAAGGCATACAAGGATCGATCAGTAAGCCTGAAACTCTTGCTCAGATCCAACTCTTGGAGGTCACTACAATGATTTGTGATTGTTTCAACAGCAACGTCCTGAAGTTGAGGCGAGTCTTGTCGCAGAATAAGGACCTGAAGTTTTGTGAATTTTGGAACCAGTGATAGCACCAGATCATTCATGTTCTTCTTGCACCTGAGGCAGAACAAATCAAGTAAAAGGTCATGGTTATTTAAATGAAAACTACCACAATTTGCATATTATTACTCCCTTAACAAGCAAAAAACCAATAATCCAACATCCAATGCTACAAAAAATTGGTGATAAACATAAAACAGAATCAGCAcaacacaaaaataaaataaaaaaaaagtataCCAAGAGAGTGAGAGATGAGTGAGGCCCCAAGAAATGGCATCCCTCCATCCATGACAAACACCAGATGCCACAATCACCGTGGGATCATCCACCAAAGAAAGAATCCTCAACAAAAGCTCCACTGGAATATCTTTCCACTCACTCATCTTCGATCCTCCACAAAGACCTCCCCCAACTTGACAAACCACAATTTCATTTTCATTCACACACCCCACATCACCAAAAACCATCATCTTCTCAAAATCCAAGCCCAGACCCTCCcctttttctctcatttctcaatctctcaagcatcaactttacacaaaaatcatattaaaaaaaaaaaccaaaagccAAGAAAGATGCCGCCTGTATGCCCCTTCCtgtcaaagaaaaaaaaaacatgaactTGGAATGATCAAGAAATACAAAACAGTCACTATGTTTCTTCAACCCAATACCTCTAACCAGAGTATTAGGCTATTAGCAATAACCAAAGGCTAGGAGATAATAAGTTTCAACAGGGGTCAAGTTTCGACAACAAAATGGAGTCAAAaatttcactttttttttttaaaaaaaatcaaaactaaaCGAACTATCTTTTTCTCTTTCAGGTATATTTCagaaaattttattaaagaaaTTCGAATGTACAAGATAAACAGAGCTTTGTGTACCTATTAGT is a window encoding:
- the LOC142551675 gene encoding putative DEAD-box ATP-dependent RNA helicase 29 — encoded protein: MIVAGPEKRAPQHHRDPMAKILAASKSEFKKKQKQSKKSKSGGFESLGLSSKVYNGVKKKGYRVPTPIQRKTMPLILSGCDVVAMARTGSGKTAAFLIPMLQKLQHHVPQAGVRALILSPTRDLALQTFKFMKELGRFTDLRASLLVGGDSMQSQFEELAQSPDCIVATPGRLMHHLEEVDDMSLRTVEYVVFDEADCLFSMGFAEQLHKILAQLGENRQTLLFSATLPSALAEFAKAGLRDPQLVRLDLETKISPDLKTTFFTLRYEEKYAALLYLIREHISSDQQTLIFVSTKYHVEFLYALLREEGIVASVCYGDMDQDARNINVSKFRARKTMLLIVTDVAARGIDIPLLDNVVNFDFPPKPKLFVHRVGRAARAGRTGTSFSFVTSEDMPYVLDLHLFLSKPLRAAPTEEEVLQDMDGVMAKIDQAVSNGETVYGRFPQRVIDLIADRVREIIDSSTELSALVKPSSNAFTLYSKTKAKPSKESIRRVKTLPREGLHPMFKNILGGDELTALAFSEHLKAFRPKQTIIEAEGEAAKSKNHQGKSGQWVDVMKMKRAVHEEVINKVQQQRSKNIVEKEIDSEQSLPNYKHKQVFGSKRKACSFKDDENFISSVPTNQHFEAGLSVRANQGFESNRLEAAILDLNADDNTGLKKQNSSYHWDKRSKKYVKLNNGERVTASGKIKAESGAKVKANKTGIYKRWKEQSHKKVSLKGTNDGTAEGAATSAGNPGFRGDYRRFKGRNNLNSVPNAHIRSEIKDIEQVRKERQKKADRVSYLKGKSKKGKKKFGGKGKRGKAK
- the LOC142551676 gene encoding F-box protein SKP2A-like, with amino-acid sequence MREKGEGLGLDFEKMMVFGDVGCVNENEIVVCQVGGGLCGGSKMSEWKDIPVELLLRILSLVDDPTVIVASGVCHGWRDAISWGLTHLSLSWCKKNMNDLVLSLVPKFTKLQVLILRQDSPQLQDVAVETITNHCSDLQELDLSKSFRLTDRSLYALARGCPNLMKLNISGCSAFSDTAVAYLSGFCRKLKILNLCGCVKAASDRALKAIGYNCHQLQSINIGWCDRVGDEGVKSLAYGCPDLRALDLCGCVLITDESVVALANNCLHLRSLGLYYCKNITDRAMYSLAHSRVKNKHDIWASVKKNRYEEEGLTNLNISQCTALTPHAVQVLCDSFPALHTCSGRHSLIISGCLRLTSVHCACAVQAHRATHAMAHLAH